Proteins encoded together in one Lachnospiraceae bacterium JLR.KK008 window:
- the cdaA gene encoding diadenylate cyclase CdaA encodes MGQLANYAGIYLNRLHVPNIRWTDVLEIMIISFLVYQIILWIKNTRAWSLLRGIVIIMAFILVAALLNMTTILWIAENVLSLVVIATVVVLQPELRRALEQLGRTNFFASLVPFDSSRSLDGRFSDKTMQEMIKACFEMGRARTGALIVIEQNQPLSEYERTGIEVDGLLTSQLLINIFEHNTPLHDGAVIVRENRIVSATCYLPLSDNMGLSKELGTRHRAGVGISEVTDSLTIIVSEETGHVSVAYEGQLHRNLDSEELKGKLLLIQNKPIEEKKRRLWKGRSKNEEEVDS; translated from the coding sequence ATGGGTCAATTAGCAAATTATGCAGGAATCTATTTAAACCGGCTGCATGTGCCGAATATAAGGTGGACCGATGTTTTGGAGATTATGATCATCTCCTTTTTGGTGTACCAGATTATCTTGTGGATCAAAAATACCCGTGCGTGGTCCCTGCTGCGTGGTATTGTGATTATCATGGCTTTTATTCTCGTTGCTGCTTTGCTCAATATGACGACGATCCTCTGGATTGCAGAGAATGTCCTCAGTCTGGTAGTGATCGCCACGGTTGTTGTATTGCAGCCGGAGCTGCGCCGGGCATTGGAACAGCTCGGCAGAACGAACTTTTTTGCTTCGCTCGTGCCGTTTGACAGTTCCAGAAGTCTGGATGGGCGGTTTTCTGACAAGACGATGCAGGAGATGATCAAAGCATGTTTCGAGATGGGAAGGGCCAGAACGGGAGCGCTGATCGTCATTGAACAGAATCAGCCACTCAGCGAATATGAGAGAACGGGAATTGAGGTTGACGGCCTTCTGACAAGCCAGCTTCTGATCAATATATTCGAACACAATACGCCGCTTCATGACGGCGCTGTGATCGTCAGGGAAAATCGTATCGTATCCGCCACCTGCTATCTGCCACTGTCCGATAATATGGGACTGAGTAAAGAGCTGGGGACGAGGCACCGTGCAGGCGTGGGTATATCAGAAGTGACGGATTCTCTCACAATAATCGTCTCTGAGGAGACGGGACATGTAAGCGTTGCCTATGAAGGGCAGCTGCATCGTAATCTGGACTCGGAGGAGCTGAAAGGGAAGCTGCTTTTAATCCAAAACAAACCGATTGAAGAGAAAAAGAGAAGATTGTGGAAGGGAAGGTCAAAGAATGAAGAAGAAGTTGACAGCTAA
- the flgF gene encoding flagellar basal-body rod protein FlgF, which translates to MLKGLYTAYTGMVNEQHRMDTLTNNLANSATTGYKKEGATSQSFHDVFAYKIKDVTEAKGVARRLGAMSMGVKVGENYTDHQDGPMTVTNNPYDMAITGPGFFSIEFTNKAGVTSTKYTRDGNFTLTEEGYLVTKDGDFVLDDRGRRIELDPLLTSEIKEDGRILQDGNTVATIGITDFEDYNYLEHYGENLFQPVDGYQEKDAEGRIISGYLERSNVQVVKEMVEMINVSRAYETNQKIVQTYDSSLEIAVNQLGRLNG; encoded by the coding sequence ATGCTAAAAGGGTTATATACGGCATACACCGGAATGGTAAATGAACAGCACAGGATGGACACTCTGACCAATAACCTGGCCAACAGTGCGACAACAGGTTATAAGAAAGAGGGTGCCACTTCGCAGTCGTTTCACGATGTGTTTGCCTATAAGATCAAGGATGTCACGGAGGCCAAGGGTGTGGCCAGAAGGCTTGGCGCCATGAGTATGGGTGTAAAAGTTGGAGAAAATTATACCGATCACCAGGACGGGCCAATGACAGTGACAAACAATCCTTATGATATGGCGATCACTGGTCCGGGATTTTTCAGTATTGAGTTTACCAACAAAGCGGGCGTCACTTCTACCAAATATACGAGGGACGGTAACTTTACATTGACAGAAGAAGGGTATCTGGTGACGAAGGACGGAGATTTTGTTCTGGATGACAGAGGACGCCGGATCGAGCTGGACCCGCTGTTGACTTCAGAAATCAAAGAAGACGGCAGGATTCTTCAGGATGGCAACACCGTCGCTACCATCGGCATTACGGATTTCGAAGATTACAATTATCTGGAGCACTATGGCGAGAATCTTTTCCAGCCGGTAGACGGCTATCAGGAAAAGGATGCAGAAGGGCGAATCATTTCAGGGTATCTGGAACGCTCTAACGTGCAGGTTGTGAAAGAGATGGTGGAGATGATCAATGTCTCCAGGGCGTATGAGACGAACCAGAAGATTGTACAGACATATGACAGTTCATTGGAGATTGCGGTCAACCAGCTTGGAAGACTGAACGGCTAG
- the flgG gene encoding flagellar basal-body rod protein FlgG, which translates to MVRSLWSAATGMIAQQTNIDTIANNLANVNTTGYKTERADFKSLLYQTLQTRTTTANGDNKPVGAQVGLGVRNSSISSIFGQGAFQDSESTTDFAISGKGFFAVMGDDGNTYYTRNGNFFLSTNDGGGLTLCTSDGYPVLSTTGREIRFNRNYTASNLTVSEEGEFYYPDGDGNPQSLGITIGMFQFNNPTGLDKIGGSYFAQSAASGEAINESRSNNVEKSTIVQGYLERSNVQVVDEMVNMIVAQRAYEMNSKAITTSDEMLQQANNLKR; encoded by the coding sequence ATGGTAAGATCTCTGTGGTCAGCGGCGACGGGAATGATCGCACAGCAGACGAATATTGATACAATAGCCAACAACCTTGCGAATGTAAACACTACAGGTTATAAAACAGAGCGGGCAGATTTTAAATCACTCTTATATCAGACGCTGCAGACGAGGACAACAACGGCGAACGGGGACAACAAGCCGGTAGGTGCGCAGGTGGGTCTCGGTGTACGGAATTCCTCGATCAGTTCGATCTTCGGACAGGGAGCGTTCCAGGACTCTGAGAGCACGACTGATTTTGCTATCAGCGGCAAGGGATTTTTTGCCGTTATGGGTGATGATGGGAATACATACTATACGAGAAATGGTAATTTCTTTTTAAGCACCAACGACGGCGGTGGGCTGACACTTTGTACATCGGACGGCTATCCGGTACTCAGTACGACAGGCAGAGAGATCCGGTTCAACAGAAATTACACGGCCAGCAATCTGACGGTATCGGAAGAAGGCGAGTTCTACTATCCGGACGGTGATGGTAACCCGCAGTCACTTGGAATCACGATCGGTATGTTCCAGTTTAACAATCCTACCGGTTTGGATAAAATCGGCGGCAGCTATTTTGCACAGTCAGCAGCCAGCGGAGAGGCCATCAATGAGTCGCGTAGTAACAATGTGGAGAAGAGCACGATCGTACAGGGTTATCTGGAGCGTTCCAATGTACAGGTCGTGGATGAGATGGTCAACATGATCGTGGCACAGCGTGCTTACGAGATGAATTCCAAAGCGATCACCACATCCGACGAGATGCTTCAGCAGGCAAATAATCTGAAACGTTAA
- the glmM gene encoding phosphoglucosamine mutase yields the protein MGRLFGTDGVRGVANEELTPAFAMHLGQAGAYVLTKENKHKPTIMVGCDTRISGDMLANALMAGVCSVGANAVYVGVVPTPAVAYLTKKYKVDAGVVISASHNPVEFNGIKFFDGNGYKLADSMEDEIEALIRSGMKDVKFPIGSGVGKIKYRTDAREEYINHAVQTVNVDLSGLKIVVDCAEGASFYTSVETLKELGAEVIAIHNNPDGTNINANCGSTHMGELMARVVYEKANIGLAFDGDADRLLAVDESGKVVDGDQIMAIVGNHMKHQGKLKGDTIVVTVMSNLGFFLMAEKMGIKAEQTKVGDRYVLERMREIGASLGGEQSGHVIFLDENTTGDGLLSALHLLQVLVETGKPLSELSKVMEVLPQALVNAKVPNHKKERYMEYPEIAAAIENLNGMFAGQGRVLIRPSGTEPLVRVMIEGKDQRLIEKEARKLAELIQNCLL from the coding sequence ATGGGAAGATTATTTGGTACGGACGGAGTAAGAGGTGTGGCGAATGAGGAACTGACTCCAGCGTTTGCGATGCACCTGGGTCAGGCAGGGGCATATGTACTTACAAAGGAGAACAAGCATAAGCCTACGATTATGGTTGGATGTGACACCCGTATATCGGGAGATATGCTGGCAAACGCTCTGATGGCGGGCGTATGTTCCGTAGGGGCAAACGCGGTCTATGTGGGAGTGGTACCCACGCCGGCAGTGGCTTATCTGACGAAAAAATATAAGGTGGATGCCGGTGTTGTCATTTCAGCTTCCCATAATCCGGTAGAGTTTAACGGTATTAAGTTTTTTGACGGAAACGGATATAAATTGGCGGATTCGATGGAAGATGAGATCGAGGCGCTGATCAGGAGCGGTATGAAAGATGTGAAATTTCCGATCGGTTCCGGTGTGGGCAAGATCAAATACCGCACGGATGCGAGAGAGGAGTACATCAATCATGCAGTTCAGACTGTAAACGTAGACTTGAGCGGACTGAAGATTGTTGTGGACTGTGCAGAAGGGGCTTCTTTTTATACTTCCGTGGAGACATTGAAGGAACTTGGGGCGGAAGTGATCGCGATTCATAATAATCCGGACGGAACGAATATCAATGCCAACTGTGGTTCGACTCATATGGGAGAGCTGATGGCCCGGGTCGTATATGAAAAAGCAAACATCGGGCTGGCTTTTGACGGCGATGCGGACAGACTGCTGGCAGTGGACGAAAGCGGCAAGGTTGTGGACGGCGATCAGATTATGGCGATCGTCGGCAATCATATGAAACACCAGGGAAAATTAAAAGGAGATACGATTGTGGTTACGGTCATGAGTAATCTCGGATTTTTCCTGATGGCGGAGAAAATGGGGATCAAAGCGGAGCAGACAAAGGTAGGCGACCGTTATGTGCTGGAGCGTATGCGTGAGATCGGTGCAAGTTTGGGTGGTGAGCAGTCAGGGCATGTCATTTTCCTTGATGAAAACACGACCGGCGATGGCTTGCTGAGTGCACTGCATTTACTGCAGGTTTTGGTGGAGACAGGAAAACCGCTGTCAGAGCTTTCCAAAGTCATGGAAGTGTTGCCACAGGCACTTGTCAATGCAAAAGTTCCGAATCATAAAAAAGAGCGCTATATGGAGTATCCGGAGATTGCTGCGGCCATTGAAAACCTGAATGGTATGTTTGCGGGACAGGGAAGGGTATTGATCCGGCCATCCGGAACAGAACCTCTTGTACGTGTGATGATTGAAGGGAAAGATCAGCGTCTGATCGAAAAAGAAGCCAGAAAGCTGGCAGAACTGATTCAGAACTGCTTGTTGTAG
- a CDS encoding double zinc ribbon domain-containing protein encodes MRLSHLLLELLFPRRCPVCDGVQPLGQVICPSCADSLQVVRSPFCRKCGKPLANERQEYCGDCAGGTHLYLEGRALYEYPCLKKSLYRFKYGGRREYGEFYGTEMAKHLSTVIRRWHPDAFVPVPLHSSRKRKRGYNQAEVLAAWLGVITGIPVERHLIIRSKKTAPQKNLDSRARQNNLKRAFKISENDVKLNTIIIIDDIYTTGSTIDAMASVLYAAGIKNIYFIALAIGRR; translated from the coding sequence ATGCGATTGAGTCATCTGTTATTGGAACTGTTGTTTCCGAGGCGGTGTCCTGTCTGTGACGGAGTGCAGCCGCTGGGCCAGGTTATCTGCCCTTCCTGCGCGGACTCTCTGCAAGTTGTGAGAAGCCCGTTCTGCCGTAAATGCGGGAAACCTCTTGCCAATGAACGGCAGGAATATTGCGGGGACTGTGCCGGTGGTACACACCTCTATCTGGAGGGAAGGGCGTTATATGAATATCCCTGTCTCAAAAAGTCTCTGTATCGCTTTAAATATGGAGGCAGAAGAGAATACGGGGAATTTTATGGTACAGAGATGGCAAAACATCTGAGTACGGTCATCCGCCGGTGGCATCCAGATGCGTTTGTGCCGGTGCCCCTGCACAGTTCCAGAAAACGAAAACGGGGATACAATCAGGCGGAAGTCCTTGCGGCGTGGCTGGGAGTGATAACAGGAATCCCGGTAGAGAGGCATCTGATCATCCGCAGCAAAAAAACAGCTCCGCAGAAAAACCTGGACAGCCGGGCGCGTCAAAATAATTTGAAAAGGGCTTTTAAAATATCCGAAAATGATGTAAAATTAAATACGATTATTATCATTGATGACATTTATACAACAGGCAGTACAATAGACGCTATGGCGTCTGTTTTGTATGCTGCCGGAATTAAAAATATTTATTTTATTGCTCTGGCTATCGGCAGGAGATAA
- a CDS encoding CdaR family protein: protein MKKKLTANLGLKILAVLFSVVTWFIVVNINDPVDKTVIRNVPVEILNADVVSAQGKVYEVLEGTDVIDVTIWAKRSILDTLGKENIIATADMQEINLMDTMVRIKLATNKYNDKLESISSSTENLLISVEDLKRAQFVIETATVGEPAEGYIYGTISSEQNLVSVSGPESVVSRVDRAEVSVNVSGLSQDIRTDETIRLYDKDNNLIEDKNLKRNLDQVKVNIEILQTKRVPLSFTSMGVPAPGYALTGVIESNPSTVLIAGKGNTIKNISQIEIPETELNVNGFTNNMVEVIELKKYLPDNISLADPNFNGKVNVTVHIEKEISSAVRIAAENVAVTGVADGMTGKIVEPEEGIRLNVTGLPKNLESLDGAQIIASVDVAGYMAQHSLTQLPAGEYDMSLELVLPEGVEQEEFFVKVQISDSEMLEEQENEE from the coding sequence ATGAAGAAGAAGTTGACAGCTAATCTGGGCCTGAAGATTCTGGCAGTCTTATTTTCCGTTGTCACGTGGTTTATTGTAGTGAATATCAATGATCCGGTAGATAAGACTGTGATCCGCAATGTACCGGTGGAAATATTGAATGCCGATGTTGTGTCTGCGCAGGGAAAAGTATATGAAGTATTGGAAGGTACGGACGTCATTGATGTGACGATATGGGCAAAGCGCAGTATACTGGATACGCTGGGCAAGGAGAATATCATAGCGACGGCGGATATGCAGGAAATCAATCTTATGGACACGATGGTGCGCATAAAGTTGGCGACCAATAAGTATAATGATAAACTGGAGAGTATCAGTTCGTCCACGGAGAACCTGCTGATCAGTGTGGAGGACCTGAAGCGGGCACAGTTCGTGATCGAGACGGCTACTGTTGGAGAACCGGCGGAAGGGTATATTTATGGAACGATCAGTTCCGAGCAGAATCTGGTCAGTGTATCAGGACCGGAATCGGTCGTCAGTCGTGTTGACCGGGCTGAGGTGTCTGTGAATGTGTCCGGATTATCACAGGACATCAGGACGGACGAGACGATAAGACTGTATGACAAGGACAATAATCTGATTGAGGATAAAAATCTCAAACGAAACCTGGATCAGGTAAAAGTAAATATCGAGATATTACAGACAAAGCGAGTTCCGCTCAGTTTTACCTCTATGGGAGTTCCGGCACCCGGATACGCGCTGACAGGGGTGATCGAGAGTAACCCTTCCACTGTGCTCATTGCGGGAAAAGGCAATACGATTAAAAATATCTCTCAGATTGAAATTCCGGAGACAGAGCTGAATGTGAACGGATTCACCAATAATATGGTGGAAGTAATCGAACTGAAAAAGTATCTGCCTGATAATATTTCGCTGGCAGATCCGAATTTCAATGGAAAGGTCAATGTTACTGTCCATATTGAAAAAGAGATCTCATCGGCAGTCAGAATAGCTGCGGAGAATGTGGCAGTCACAGGAGTTGCGGATGGCATGACAGGAAAGATCGTGGAACCAGAGGAGGGGATCAGACTGAACGTTACCGGACTGCCAAAGAATCTGGAGAGTCTGGATGGGGCGCAGATCATTGCCAGTGTGGATGTGGCAGGTTATATGGCGCAGCATTCTCTGACACAACTGCCGGCGGGAGAGTATGATATGAGTCTGGAACTGGTGCTTCCGGAAGGAGTGGAACAGGAGGAGTTTTTCGTAAAAGTACAGATCAGTGACAGTGAGATGTTGGAAGAGCAGGAAAATGAAGAATAA
- a CDS encoding HPr family phosphocarrier protein, whose product MVSQKVVIKNPTGLHLRPAGILCKEAMQFKSLITFTFREGTANAKSVLSVLGACVKCGDEVEFVCEGEDEVEALKALITVIEGGLGE is encoded by the coding sequence ATGGTAAGCCAGAAGGTAGTAATTAAAAACCCAACAGGACTACACCTGAGACCTGCCGGCATCCTATGCAAAGAGGCGATGCAGTTTAAATCATTGATAACATTTACATTTAGAGAGGGTACTGCCAATGCCAAAAGTGTATTGAGCGTGCTTGGCGCTTGTGTTAAGTGCGGTGACGAGGTAGAGTTTGTGTGTGAAGGTGAGGACGAGGTAGAAGCACTGAAAGCTCTGATTACGGTTATCGAAGGCGGTCTTGGAGAATAA
- a CDS encoding rod-binding protein, with protein MDLSGLSSIYTDYMKSHSDDQKIEKMKADWQEKNKGTDDEQLMDACKQFESYFVEQMFKEMQKTVPETDYSFQSTGTMVDYYRDNMIQEIASMSTEQGGLGLAQMLYEQMKMTNVSE; from the coding sequence ATGGACCTGAGCGGACTTAGTTCTATCTATACGGATTATATGAAGAGCCACAGCGACGATCAGAAGATCGAAAAGATGAAAGCGGACTGGCAGGAAAAAAATAAAGGAACCGATGACGAACAGCTGATGGATGCCTGCAAGCAGTTTGAATCTTATTTTGTGGAGCAGATGTTCAAGGAGATGCAGAAGACGGTTCCGGAGACTGATTACAGTTTTCAGTCTACCGGTACAATGGTAGATTATTACAGAGACAATATGATCCAGGAGATCGCATCCATGTCAACGGAACAGGGAGGACTTGGCTTGGCGCAGATGCTCTATGAGCAGATGAAAATGACAAATGTCTCAGAATAA
- a CDS encoding flagellar protein, producing the protein MEVRNCRKCGKIFNYVAGMRICPACRNQLEEKFQEVKEYIRENKGAGIPQISKDCEVETSQIHQWIREERLVFSDDSPIGISCEKCGATIKTGRFCEKCKAQMVNNLKDSIEPARPKPSEKKDTKDSPKMRYLDR; encoded by the coding sequence ATGGAAGTACGTAATTGCAGAAAATGCGGTAAAATCTTTAATTATGTGGCAGGTATGAGGATCTGTCCTGCATGCCGCAACCAACTGGAAGAAAAATTCCAGGAAGTAAAAGAGTATATCAGAGAGAACAAGGGCGCGGGTATCCCGCAGATCTCTAAAGACTGTGAGGTTGAGACTTCTCAGATCCATCAGTGGATTCGTGAGGAGAGACTTGTGTTTTCGGATGATTCTCCGATCGGCATCAGCTGCGAAAAATGCGGAGCTACGATCAAGACAGGGCGATTCTGCGAAAAATGTAAAGCACAGATGGTAAATAATCTGAAGGACTCCATTGAGCCGGCAAGGCCGAAGCCTTCTGAGAAGAAAGATACGAAAGACAGTCCGAAAATGCGTTATCTGGACCGGTAA
- a CDS encoding rod shape-determining protein has translation MQYTDIGIDLGTASILVYIRGKGVVLKEPSVVAFDRDTNRIKAIGEDARLMLGRTPGNIVAVRPLRQGVISDYTVTEKMMKYFIQKALGKKTFRKPRIAVCVPSGVTEVEKKAVEDATYQAGAREVSIIEEPIAAALGAGIDISKPCGNMLVDIGGGTSDIAVISLGGTVVSASIKVAGDDFDEAIVRYMRKKHNLLIGERTAEDLKIKIGSAFKRPEVDYMDVRGRNLVTGLPKTIKVSSEETEEALKETTSQIIEAIHSVLEKTPPELAADIADRGIVLTGGGSLLRGLEDLIEAKTGINTMTAEDPMTAVAIGTGKYVEFLAGYRDEN, from the coding sequence ATGCAGTATACGGATATCGGTATTGACTTGGGTACGGCCAGTATTCTTGTTTATATAAGAGGCAAAGGCGTTGTTTTGAAAGAGCCGTCAGTCGTGGCTTTTGACAGAGACACCAACAGGATCAAAGCGATCGGTGAGGATGCCAGGCTGATGTTGGGAAGGACACCGGGGAACATTGTGGCGGTGCGGCCGCTGCGGCAGGGTGTTATTTCGGATTATACCGTGACTGAGAAGATGATGAAGTATTTCATCCAGAAAGCGTTGGGGAAGAAGACATTTCGCAAGCCCCGCATTGCCGTATGTGTGCCGAGCGGCGTCACGGAAGTGGAGAAAAAGGCGGTGGAAGATGCCACTTATCAGGCGGGGGCCAGAGAAGTTTCGATCATCGAAGAACCGATTGCGGCAGCACTTGGCGCCGGTATTGATATTTCCAAACCGTGCGGCAACATGCTGGTGGACATCGGCGGCGGAACATCTGACATTGCTGTCATATCACTTGGCGGTACGGTAGTGAGCGCTTCCATTAAAGTCGCTGGAGACGATTTTGATGAGGCGATCGTACGATATATGCGTAAGAAGCACAATTTGCTGATCGGCGAACGGACAGCGGAAGATTTGAAAATAAAAATCGGCTCTGCTTTCAAGCGGCCGGAAGTGGACTATATGGACGTCAGGGGCCGGAATCTGGTGACCGGACTTCCGAAGACGATCAAAGTATCCTCCGAGGAGACGGAGGAGGCGCTGAAGGAGACGACATCGCAGATCATTGAGGCGATCCACAGTGTACTGGAGAAAACACCGCCGGAACTGGCGGCAGATATAGCGGACAGAGGGATCGTGCTCACAGGAGGCGGCAGTCTGCTTCGCGGGCTGGAAGATTTGATTGAAGCCAAAACAGGCATCAACACGATGACGGCCGAAGATCCGATGACAGCAGTTGCCATTGGCACAGGGAAATATGTGGAGTTTTTAGCAGGATACAGAGACGAGAATTAA
- a CDS encoding ATP-dependent RecD-like DNA helicase gives METLKGYVEHIIYQNADNGYTVMNFVCEEEEITCVGTFQGLNQGESVELQGEYIEHALYGRQFKAQSYTILTPGDIVSIQRYLGSGAIKGIGETLAARIVKKFGEDTFRIMEEEPERLSEVKGISERMAREISAQAEERKDMRDAMLFLQKYGISNTLSAKIYHTYGMRLYGVMEENPYLLAEDIAGVGFKLADEIAARAGIRADSDYRIRSGVLYVLLRGSSEGNTFLPKELLLRQAGELLGIDAEQIEPQLANLMMDKKIVIKERENMQIIYSMPYYYAELNCARMLHDLNVTLEQSGNLLPAQEKRLLEKIRSLEAELSIQLDRLQRKAVLESIKNGLLVLSGGPGTGKTTTINTIIHYFEREGMEILLAAPTGRAAKRMTEATGYEAKTIHRLLELNGLAEGNKKGVSFERNEENPLEADVLIIDEMSMVDIHLFQSLLKAVMVGTRLIMVGDVNQLPSVGPGQVLRDVIDSGAFPVVMLEKIFRQAGESDIVVNAHRIHRGEEIQADNKSRDFFFLERNDVNVIYKHMVQLITEKLPGYVKADMYDIQVLTPMRKGNLGVETLNRILQQYMNPPSGEKKEYVHGEILFREGDKIMQIKNNYQLEWEVLGRYGIPVDKGLGVFNGDMGSIVQINEFAQNITVEYDESRRVTYPFAGLDELELAYAVTIHKSQGSEYPAVIMPLLGGPRMLMNRNLLYTGVTRARDCVTILGSRETVRAMIMNEHEQRRFSGLADRICEIMRE, from the coding sequence ATGGAGACGTTAAAAGGCTATGTAGAGCATATCATATACCAAAATGCGGACAACGGCTATACGGTCATGAACTTTGTCTGTGAGGAGGAAGAGATCACCTGTGTGGGGACTTTTCAGGGACTCAATCAGGGTGAGAGCGTGGAGCTGCAGGGAGAATACATTGAACATGCGCTCTATGGGCGTCAGTTTAAGGCTCAGTCCTACACGATACTGACGCCGGGCGATATTGTCAGCATTCAGAGATATTTGGGATCCGGCGCCATCAAAGGAATCGGAGAGACGCTGGCGGCGAGGATTGTAAAAAAATTCGGTGAGGATACGTTCCGCATTATGGAGGAAGAGCCGGAACGGCTTTCCGAGGTCAAGGGGATCAGCGAACGGATGGCACGGGAGATCTCCGCGCAGGCGGAGGAGAGAAAAGACATGCGGGACGCCATGCTGTTTTTACAGAAATACGGGATCTCCAATACATTGTCAGCGAAGATCTATCATACGTATGGAATGCGGCTATATGGAGTGATGGAGGAAAATCCATATCTTTTGGCGGAGGATATTGCCGGGGTGGGATTTAAGCTGGCAGATGAGATTGCTGCCAGGGCGGGGATTCGCGCGGATTCGGATTATCGGATCAGAAGCGGGGTTCTGTATGTGCTTTTACGCGGTTCCTCCGAAGGAAATACCTTTCTGCCAAAAGAGCTGTTACTGCGGCAGGCCGGTGAGCTGCTTGGCATTGATGCGGAACAGATAGAGCCGCAGCTGGCCAATCTGATGATGGATAAAAAGATCGTCATCAAAGAGAGAGAGAATATGCAGATCATATATAGTATGCCATATTACTATGCAGAGCTGAACTGCGCCCGTATGCTTCACGATCTCAATGTTACTCTGGAACAGAGCGGCAATCTGCTTCCGGCGCAGGAAAAGCGGCTGTTGGAAAAGATTCGCTCTCTGGAAGCAGAGCTTTCCATACAGCTCGACAGGCTGCAGAGAAAGGCAGTGCTGGAAAGTATCAAAAACGGTCTCCTTGTCCTTTCGGGTGGTCCAGGGACAGGAAAGACGACGACGATCAACACGATCATCCACTATTTTGAGCGCGAAGGAATGGAGATTCTTCTGGCTGCGCCTACCGGCAGGGCCGCAAAACGGATGACAGAGGCGACCGGTTATGAAGCGAAGACGATTCACAGATTATTAGAGCTGAACGGACTGGCGGAGGGAAATAAAAAAGGCGTCTCCTTTGAGCGTAACGAGGAGAACCCGCTGGAGGCAGATGTTCTGATTATTGATGAGATGTCGATGGTGGATATTCATCTGTTCCAATCATTGTTGAAGGCGGTCATGGTAGGAACGCGGCTGATTATGGTGGGAGATGTGAACCAGCTTCCGAGTGTGGGTCCCGGTCAGGTGTTGAGAGATGTGATTGACAGCGGCGCATTTCCTGTCGTGATGCTGGAGAAGATATTCCGGCAGGCAGGGGAGAGCGACATCGTAGTCAACGCCCACAGAATTCACCGCGGGGAAGAGATTCAGGCCGATAATAAGAGCAGAGATTTCTTTTTTCTGGAAAGAAATGACGTTAATGTCATATACAAACATATGGTTCAGCTGATTACGGAAAAGCTGCCAGGGTACGTGAAAGCGGATATGTATGACATCCAGGTGCTGACGCCGATGAGGAAGGGAAATCTGGGAGTGGAGACACTGAATCGGATTTTACAGCAATATATGAATCCGCCGTCCGGGGAAAAGAAAGAATATGTACATGGAGAGATTTTATTCCGCGAAGGGGATAAGATCATGCAGATTAAAAATAATTATCAGCTGGAATGGGAAGTGCTCGGGCGGTATGGCATTCCTGTTGACAAAGGGCTGGGAGTGTTTAACGGGGATATGGGATCGATTGTGCAGATCAATGAATTTGCACAGAACATAACGGTAGAGTATGATGAAAGCAGACGGGTCACTTATCCGTTCGCCGGACTGGATGAACTGGAACTTGCGTATGCCGTTACCATCCATAAGTCCCAGGGGAGTGAGTATCCGGCGGTTATCATGCCACTCCTTGGCGGCCCCAGAATGCTGATGAACAGGAACCTGCTCTACACGGGGGTCACAAGAGCGAGGGACTGTGTGACGATATTGGGAAGCCGTGAGACTGTCCGTGCCATGATTATGAATGAACATGAGCAAAGGCGTTTCAGCGGCCTCGCAGACAGGATATGTGAAATTATGAGAGAATAA